A region from the Aegilops tauschii subsp. strangulata cultivar AL8/78 chromosome 5, Aet v6.0, whole genome shotgun sequence genome encodes:
- the LOC123494172 gene encoding uncharacterized protein produces the protein MFSIDHDVQEGEKQDGLVWVINSTKSRISSSVKGCKAASDEESTEHFISTMKEKDVKIDRFEVRGKAWTRRRLVLTGSDGAFHVLQWKQHKTRKMNVGSATTSGESERLSRGLEEENSAGVKELRALIQGVEARISAQLKDFETTISTRFSPFESRIQSMDIRLQAIEQERAESTGTNVW, from the exons ATGTTTTCAATTGATCATGATGTCCAAGAAGGTGAAAAGCAAGATGGGTTAGTTTGGGTTATTAACTCAACCAAGTCTCGCATATCCAGTTCAGTTAAAGGTTGTAAGGCTGCATCAGATGAAGAGTCGACAGAACATTTCATTAGTACTATGAAG GAAAAGGATGTCAAAATAGATAGGTTCGAAGTAAGAGGAAAAGCATGGACTCGTCGAAGGCTTGTTCTGACAGGAAGTGATGGTGCGTTCCATGTGCTGCAATGGAAACAACACAAAACAAGAAAG ATGAATGTTGGCTCGGCAACTACTTCTGGTGAGAGCGAGCGGCTGTCACGTGGGTTGGAGGAGGAGAACTCAGCGGGAGTCAAGGAGCTGAGGGCTTTGATTCAAGGTGTTGAAGCCAGAATCAGTGCACAGTTGAAGGACTTTGAGACAACAATTTCCACTCGGTTCTCTCCGTTCGAATCCCGAATTCAGAGCATGGACATACGACTACAGGCAATAGAGCAGGAGAGAGCCGAGTCTACGGGGACCAATGTATGGTAG
- the LOC141022929 gene encoding uncharacterized protein, with product MAFHDSRKFKNALVKYGLKTYHHLLFLKDEKKRVSAKCSWPGCPWSIYGSITSRSDWLLVGRYNNEHTCIPRRDNKLVICGVIAKKYFRQIRDNPSWKAEHIQQAVLQDLVADVSISKCKRAKKLVMEKIIDLSDGEYARVYDYQLELLRSNPGSTIAVTLNPEILESNVFGRMYMCLDGCKKGFLAGCRRVVGLDGCFLKGAFKGQLLCAIGRDANNQMYPIAWAIVEVESYDSWYWFIGFLQKDLQINNNGEGWVFIFDQQKSYVRKASKEVVAASGGSHQGSQ from the exons atggccTTCCATGACAGTAGGAAGTTCAAGAATGCATTGGTGAAGTATGGACTGAAAACGTATCACCACTTGTTATTTCTAAAAGACGAGAAGAAGAGAGTAAGTGCAAAATGTAGTTGGCCAGGCTGTCCTTGGAGTATTTATGGATCCATTACCAGCAGGTCTGATTGGTTGCTAGTAGGGAGATACAACAATGAGCACACATGTATTCCAAGAAGGGACAACAAGTTGGTCATATGTGGTGTCATTGCAAAAAAGTACTTTAGGCAAATCAGGGACAATCCATCATGGAAGGCAGAGCACATTCAACAAGCTGTTCTTCAGGATCTAGTGGCTGATGTGTCCATATCCAAATGCAAAAGAGCAAAGAAACTTGTTATGGAGAAGATAATTGATCTATCAGATGGTGAGTATGCTAGAGTTTATGATTATCAACTTGAGTTGCTTAGAAGCAACCCAGGTAGCACTATTGCAGTGACATTAAATCCAGAAATTCTTGAGAGCAATGTGTTTGGAAGAATGTATATGTGTTTAGATGGTTGCAAGAAAGGATTTCTAGCAGGATGTAGAAGAGTTGTGGGGCTAGATGGATGCTTTCTGAAGGGTGCATTCAAGGGGCAATTGCTTTGTGCAATTGGTAGAGATGCCAATAACCAGATGTATCCAATAGCCTGGGCTATAGTAGAGGTTGAGAGCTATGATTCTTGGTATTGGTTCATTGGGTTTCTTCAAAAAGATCTCCAGATAAACAACAATGGTGAAGGATGGGTGTTCATCTTCGATCAGCAAAAG TCCTATGTTAGGAAGGCGTCGAAGGAGGTGGTGGCGGCTAGTGGAG GGTCTCATCAGGGCAGTCAATGA
- the LOC109753938 gene encoding uncharacterized protein, translating to MCARHIYANWRKEHRDKVFQKMFWACAKSSDRSQFNYNRAKLAQKTIEGAKDMMKTTPEYWCRAYFRIGSFCDSVENNMCESFNNAIMRSRFYPVLTAMEIIRKKVTVRIQQNRAKSEKWYGTICPNIFKKLKVNIERSARCQVLWNGKDGFEVHEGEHRRYTVNLENWTCSCRYWQLSGLPCCHAVSAIYTCSRDLDLYISPCYSIAEYNRIYDHVLQPINGLEDCPISEKPRPLPPKKRTQTGRPQTKRRQEEGEKPRNQSKMSRAGTQVTCSSCGTQGHNKRKCTNNNTAGNKEHANFTRAATRRKAKQARTEQAHVPSTQQSSAPGPSTQEVPPASKPPKRKKKASGAQNSPSTAPFYERAKNRRKSLIQSSQPTSGTSSYQPAPRATSQPMPNQSRF from the exons ATGTGCGCAAGACACATTTACGCTAACTGGAGAAAAGAGCATAGGGACAAGGTCTTTCAGAAAATGTTTTGGGCATGTGCCAAGTCATCGGATAGAAGCCAGTTCAATTACAATAGGGCTAAGCTTGCACAAAAGACAATAGAGGGTGCGAAAGACATGATGAAAACTACACCAGAGTATTGGTGTAGGGCCTACTTCAGGATTGGGTCTTTTTGTGACTCAGTTGAGAACAACATGTGTGAGTCATTTAATAATGCCATCATGAGATCTAGGTTCTATCCGGTATTAACTGCAATGGAAATCATTAGAAAGAAGGTCACTGTGAGGATCCAACAAAACAGAGCAAAGTCTGAGAAGtggtatggaaccatttgtccaaATATTTTCAAGAAGTTGAAGGTCAACATTGAAAGATCTGCTAGGTGTCAAGTGTTGTGGAATGGAAAGGATGGGTTTGAAGTACATGAAGGTGAGCATAGGAGATACACAGTCAATCTAGAAAACTGGACATGTTCATGTAGATATTGGCAACTTTCCGGATTACCTTGTTGTCATGCGGTTAGTGCAATCTACACCTGCTCTAGAGATTTGGATCTCTACATTTCACCTTGCTACTCTATTGCTGAGTACAACAGAATTTATGATCATGTTCTTCAGCCTATCAATGGACTAGAAGATTGTCCAATTTCTGAAAAACCTAGACCTCTTCCACCTAAGAAAAGAACACAGACTGGCAGGCCCCAGACAAAGAGAAGGCAGGAGGAAGGAGAGAAACCTAGGAACCAATCAAAAATGTCAAGAGCAGGCACTCAGGTGACATGTTCAAGTTGTGGAACTCAGGGTCACAACAAAAGAAAATGTACGAATAACAATACTGCTGGTAATAAAGAGCATGCCAACTTCACAAGAGCAGCTACAAGGAGAAAGGCCAAGCAAGCAAGAACAGAG CAAGCTCATGTTCCATCAACACAACAAAGTTCGGCTCCTGGCCCATCAACACAAGAAGTTCCTCCAGCATCTAAGCCAccaaagaggaagaagaaggcctCTGGTGCGCAAAATAGTCCTTCCACTGCACCTTTCTATGAGAGAGCAAAGAACAGAAGGAAATCACTGATACAATCATCTCAACCAACATCTGGAACATCTTCTTATCAACCAGCACCTAGGGCGACATCTCAGCCAATGCCAAACCAATCAAGATTCTAG